A segment of the Verrucomicrobiota bacterium genome:
CGCCGGATATCCGCACGCCGAATATTGACCGCCTCTGCCGCGAGGGCATGACGTTCCGGAATTTTTACGCCAACTCCTGCGTCTGCTCGCCAACGCGCGCCGCGCTGCTGACGGGATGTTATCCCGACCGCGTCGGGGTGCCAGGGGTGATCCGGGAAGAGACGCCGGATAACTCGTGGGGCTACCTCACTGCCAACGCCAAATTACTGCCGGAGATGCTGCATCGTGCCGGATATCACAGCGCCTTGGTCGGCAAATGGCACCTCGGCATTGGCACACCCAACACACCGACGGAACGCGGCTTTGATTTCTTCCACGGCTTTCTCGGCGACATGATGGATGATTACTGGACCCATCTGCGGCACGGGCATAATTTCATGCGGCTCAATCAAAAGGTCGTGGAACCCACAGGCCATGCCACCGACGTTTTTACCGGATGGGCGTGTGATTACTTGACGGAGCGCGCCAAGAAGCGCGCGCCATTCTTCCTTTATCTTGCCTACAACGCGCCGCATGGCCCGGTGCAACCGCCACCGGACTGGCTGGCTAAAGTGCAGCAGCGCGAGCCCAATATGAACCCGAAACGCCAGAAACTGGTCGCCTTGATTGAGCACTTGGACTCCGGCATCGGCAAGGTGCTCGATACGCTGGATCAATTGAACCTGGCCGATAATACGCTGGTGATTTTCACATCGGACAACGGCGGTGTGCTGGCGGAGGGTGCCAACAACGGCCCTTGGCGCAGCGAAAAATGTCACATGTACGAAGGCGGTTTGCGCGTACCCTGCGCTGCCCGCTGGCCGGGCAAAATCAAGGCGAGCAGCACCACGGACCACCTTGCGCTTACCATGGATATTTTTGCCACAAGCTGTGATTTGGCGGGCGCGCAGGCTCCCGCAGGCATTGACGGGGTGAGTTTCCTGCCGACGCTGCTGGGGCAAACGCAGACCGTGACAAATCGCGAGTTCTATTTTGTCCGGCGGGAAGGCGGAGTCCAATATTGCGGCAAGACCATTGAGGCCCTGATCCGCAACGATTGGAAACTGGTGCTCGACAGCCCGTTTGCCCCGATGGAACTCTACAACCTCAAAAACGATCCCTACGAAACCACCGATCTGGCAGCGAAGGAAAAAGCCAAGCTCAGAGACATCACCGCCGGGTTGCGTCTGCATGTCCAGCAAGGCGGCACGGTAACCTGGCAGGCACCCGCCAAATGAGTGCTTACAGGATGATCCGGTACATCGTGTAGCCAAAGCAACCGATGAAAACCAGTACGGACAACAACTTGAGAAGACAACTCATGGGCTCAAGTTTGGGATGCAACCCCCAAAACCAGTGCGCATGAATAAACACCCCGACGGCCAGGTAGGCAATCGCCAGCGCCACTGCCGCTGGTCCTTCCAGGTCCAATGACGAACTGCCGCGCCCGAAGAAACAGGCGTGTCCGGTGAACAGGCACCACACGCCATATCCGAACGGCAACAGCGCGAACCCAACGCCGAGAAGCCACATCGCGAGGCGACCACCGGAGGGTGCATAAGCCAAGTCCTCAGCGTCGTCAAACGCCGTGCGATGCACTTTGTTGGTCCAGAAACCCATGTGATGGAGCCTATGTCGTATTGGTGTATTTTCAAGCCCATTCCAACTTGGCTTTCGGGTTAAAACCTGTGGATTTTTCCTCAATTGCTGGTATACTGTTGGACATGCAAACGAGAACTCGTTGGGCTGCCAAGCATCTGGCAATCGCCATGATGCTGGGGCTGCCATTGGCCACTATGGCTTCGCAGACCAACCAGTTCGTCACCAATGTGACCGCGGTGGTGGCGTCGCTGAATCCGAAGTGCCTCGTGAGCGGCAAAGTCACCTATTTGGACCAGGACAAGGTTGTGCTAGCGTCAGGACAGAGTTTCATGCGGAGCAACCTCATGCAGCTTCATCTCCAGACCAACGTTACGCGGGTGGTCGAGACGCTTTCCCTGACGACCGGGACCAACCCAACGGCAATCCTCAATAACCGGCAAGTTCCAACCGCACTGGGCCTGGGCGACATCAACACGCCCCAAGGGCAGGCGGTCGTGCAGCAGGTGTTTCAGCTCATGATGAACCAGGGCATCGCCCTGGGGATGGACGCCACCCAGCGGGTTGCCTTCAGTCAATATTATCATAAGACCGCCGAGGGACTCGCCAACGGCACCACGGATCTGAAGTCCATCCGAGATCAGGCCGCCAACACCCTCTCGGCCATGAAACAGTATAGCAAGGAGATCGGGGAGGATACCAACGCGGAGGTCTGGCGCGGCTATGAGAACATCCTCCGGGATTTCGTGGAGCGCTACGATCGCGGGGAACGGTAACTTGCGAAATGAAATTTAGTCGTGGTTTGGACCGATGGCTCACTGCCACCAACGCGACGCTTCGGGACAGCCAATTGACTGTCACTGAGAGCCAGTCGTTGCGCACATAAAACGGTGCCAGGCGGACCGACTACACCTTCACGGCGGACTTGGCGGCGGAGAATGGTGTGGCCGGTCTGGTGTTCCGAGCCATGGACGACCAGAATTTTCCCATGGGACCGAGTCCGGCCAAGTGGTGACGCGCATTCAGCTCCGACTTGAGCCGGCCCACTCCGCCTTTGTGATTGGAAAGACGGAGGGGGCGCGTTGAACCCGGTTTCCAAAGTGCGTTGACTCCTAGCCGAAGCTTACCGAGCAACCAAATACAGGAAGGGATGGGCGCGAAAATGAGGCGTCCGCCAATGATAAAACTCTGGACGTGTGCGAATTTTGGGTTACGCTGACTACGCAAAATGGATCGCGAAAGACTGGATTTACTGTTGGAACGGATCATTCTCGGGCTCGTGTTGAGCATTTTGGTGTTCAGCACTCTGGCGCTGGGTGGGGTCCGTGGGGATCACTTTTCCATCGTCCTATGGCTGACCGCCGTGGTGGTGGGCTTCTGGGTGGCCCGCTTATGGATCGCGCCCAAGATTACCTTTTTATGGCCGCCGGCCTGTTGGGCGGTGTTGGGTTTCGCCATTTACGCGGTGCTCCGTTATCATTACAGCGACATTGAATATGTGGCACGGCAGGAGGTGCTTCAAATCCTGGTATATACGACGGTGTTTTTTGTCATCGTCAACAATCTGTACCGCCAGGAAAATAGTAAAATTGTGGTCATGAGCATGGTAGGACTCGCCATGCTCCTTTCCTTCTACGCGATGTACCAGGCGTTTGGTCACTCGAACAAGGTGTGGGCCATGGACCGTCCGCTCAGTTACGCCAACCGTGGTTCGGGAACTTTCTTCTGCCCCAACAGTTTGGCTGGTTTCCTGGAAATGTTGCTGCCGGTGGCGGTGATGTCCGCTTTTAGCCGGCGTTCGGGCCATGCGGCCCGAATTATTCTCGGCTATGCGGCGATGGTGATTCTGGCGGGGATTGCGGTGACGTATTCGCGCGGCGGCTGGGTGGCATGCGCCGTGGCGCTGACCTTGCTGTTGATCTTTGGCACCCGCAATATCCGCGCGCGCCTGATCATCCTCGTCATTTTGCTGGGCCTCACCGTCGGCGGGTATTATTCCATCAAACAAGCTCACCGCGTGGTCCAACGACGGGTCGGTGAAGCCATGAATATGGGGCATGATCGCGATCTGCGCTATCGCATCTGGCCGGCGGCGGCAGAGCTGTGGTTGAACCAGCCATGGTGGGGGGTGGGACCCGCGCATTTTGACCACCGTTTCCCGCCGTATCGCGATCCGGTGAACCGCATGCAGGCCCGTCCGGTGTATGTGCATAATGACTTTTTGAACACGTTGACGGATTATGGGGTGGTCGGCTTTGCCTTGATGGGGGCGGTCTGGTTTCTGGTTTTCGTGGGGGCATCCCAAACGTGGAACCGGATGTCTCACGCCACCTCGGACGGAGCCGCGTTGCGGAGCAGTAAATCCGCGTTCGTGGCTGGCGCCGCGTTGGGTTTGATCGCCATTTTAGTGCATTCACTGGTGGATTTTAACCTGCACATTCCCGCCAATGCCTTGCTGGCGGTCACACTGATGGCGTTTCTAACCACCTACATGCGGTTTGCCACCGAACAATATTGGGTGCCGCTGGCAACCACGGGGCGCGCGGTGGCCACGCTGGTGCTCATCGCCGCGTTTTTCCTGCTGGGGGTGGGCGGGGTGCGGCGTTTTACCGAAGCGTACTGGTTACGGCAGGCTTCCAGAAGCACGCTGGCGGAGGAAAAACTGGGCTTTTTGCAAAAGGCATTTTTGGCCGAGCCGCAAAATTTTGAAACTGCCCATGAAATCGGCGAGGTTTACCGCCTGATAAGCTGGGATGGCAATGACGACTGGGCAAAATATGCCGAGGCCGCGCTGCCTTGGTATCGGCAGTCCATGATTTTGAATCCCTACTTCAGCCATGCGCCGATGCGGTACGGGATGTGCCTGGACTGGCTCAAGCGCCCTGCCGAAGCGTTGCCTTGGTTCCAACACGCCCTGACGCTGGACCCGAACAGTTATTTCATGGTGGGCAGCCTGGGATGGCACTACATGCAGACCGGCCAATACGCCATCGCCAAACGCTACTTTGAGCGGTCCGTTAATCTGAATTTTGAAAATAACGCTCAAGGCTGGACTTATTTGCAGTGGTGCGAGCGGGAGGTGGATGCCCAGCGTCGTGGTATCAAGTGAGCGGGAATGAGCGCGACCCCTTCTCGTTGGGGAAAAGATACCCGCTTGCATTTTTCGGCAATTCCTGTCTGTAATGTGCGCCGATGCCGCCCGAAAAATTTGATGTCATCAACTATTTGCGCGCCCTGCTGATCGTGGGGCGGGTATCGAATTTACCGACGGTCTGGACCAATTGCCTGGCGGGTTATGTCCTGGGTGGAGGCCGTGATTGGAATCTCCTCTACACGCTTGGCACCGCCGCGACCTGTCTTTACTTGGGCGGCATGTTTCTGAATGACGCCATGGATGCCGATTACGACCGGGAATTTCGCCGCGCGCGACCCATCCCGCAAGGCACGATCACCGAGTGGAAGGTGTGGTGTCTCGGCTTTATGTTCCTTGGCGGCGGGGTGGCCCTCGTGGCGCTGCTGGGTGGGACGGCGTTTCAATGTGGCGCCGGGTTGGTGGGCTGCATCTTATTTTACAACGCGTTCCACAAAAAATTGCTGCTGGCACCGGTGATCATGGCCGGTTGCCGGTTCTTTTTGTTTCTGCTGGCGGCAGCGGTGGGGCCGGAAGGCATTCAGGGGTTGACGGTGTGGTATGCGGTAGTGCTGGCCGCCTATATTGTCGGCGCCAGTTATCTGGCGCGCAAAGAAGCCGGGGGCGACATACTGATCTGGCCGTGCCTGTTGTTGCTGGCGCCGGTGGTTTTGGCAGTGATCGTAAATGACAGCTTGTTTCGCCAGCAAGGGTACGTGGTGGCGGCGGTGGTGGCACTATGGGTGTTGTGCTGTTTGCGGCAAGCCCTTGGTCCCGGGCCACGCTCTGTGGCGGGCGCGGTCTCCGGGTTGCTGGCCGGTATTACCTTGCTCGATCTGGCCGCCGTGGGTCCGGTGCATCCAGAGCTGGTCCTGCTATTCCCCCTGGCATTCCTAGTGGCGCTGCTGATGCAGCGGTTTGTGCCGGCAACGTGAACGACTGTATCAATGGGGAGACGGTGCGGTGGCGGGCTTGCCGTTGTGCTGGGAGCCCAGTGCGAGCAGGAACGGCACGGCTGTTCGTGCCCAGGCTTCAGCATCCGGGTACCCATCCGCGCTCCCACCAAAACAGCTTTGTAACATCTCCGTATTGATGATGCCCGGATTCAGTGGAATGGCAGCCATTCCCGATGGCAGTTCCAGCGCCAGTGCTTGGGTAAGCCCTTCCACGGCCCACTTCGTGGCGCAGTAGGGTGCCACTTCGGCATCCACTGCACGGCCCCAGCCGGAGCTGAAATTGACAATCACCCCTTGTCGGCGAGCCACCATGGCCGGAACAAAATGCCGGATAACATTCGCCACTCCCAGCACGTTGACCGCGATCACGGCATCAAATTCCCTGGCGGAAATGGTCCACAGCGGAGCATTACGATTAATGATGGCGGCATTGTTCAACAGCAGGTCCGGCGGCCCATGACTGGCTAGGTAAACTTTGGCCCAAGACGCGACCGCAGAATCATTCGCGACATCCACGACCCGGAAGTCATGTGGTGCCGGTAATTGCCGTTGCAGTGATTGCACGTCTTTCAATGAGCGACCACATCCGATTACTGTGTGCCCCAGCCGGGCGAATTCCAAGGCCATTGCTCGACCCAGACCGCGGCTGACGCCGGTGATGAGCACCAATTTTTTGCGAGTCGTCATACGTGGACACTTTGCTTGAGGGCTTGCACCATGGCCAACTGGCGTTGCCGCACAAACGCTCGGGCCTTCTCCACCTTGGCTGCGGTGGCCTCTCGATCCTTGAGCATCGCCAGCACGGCTGGCGCCAGTTTCTTCAGGTCGTCTTCCTGGTCAAAATCAAATAGCCATTCGTTCAGGCCGATGTCCCGCCACATAAATCCCTTGCTGGTCTGTTCCTGAAACCGGCAGACGATGGCGGGGACGCCGTTGCCGATACACATGATGGGTGAGTGCATCTCCAACCCGAATAATCCGGCGGAATGCACGTAGGTGCTCAGCGCCTCATCCGTCAGCCAGAATTGCTCGCGCCACACCACTCTTCGGCGCACCTCCTCCGGCAGTTTGTCCAACAGCATTTCCTTGCCGACCTCCATCTGGCTTTTGTCCTCCGGACACAGCAGCACTTTGTAATCTGTCTCACGCACCACCGTGCCGATCGCCTCGCGCAACGGGGCGTGGTCGTGTTCCTTCATGGCCTCATTGCGCTGACGACGTTTTTCGTCATACGGCCGGTTCGTAAATTTCCAATAAGGGGTGTACCGCAGGCGCGGAATACAGCAGACGAATTTTTTCTCCTCCAGGCTATTCGCCTTCATGAACGCCAGCGCCGCCTCCTCGCGGCGGAGATCGCAGGCAAACGCCCCATCTGGACCAAATTCCATGATGGGGCATTTGACGCCCTCGGTCTTTGCCTTTTCCAACGACACCGCGTCTCGAAAATACACAAACTTCGCCTGGGTCAGCAGCGCCTTGTCATCGCCCGATAAGAATGAGCCATGTGTGATGCCAAAAACGCCGAACGGTTTGCCGGTGTGCTTGATAAAGGCCGCCACATCCTTCGCCGCCACGAGTGACGGCCCGGAGCCGTGCAGCAGGAAGTCGCACCACGCCACGGTTTCACCCAGCTCCGCATTCGATGCCTTGCCGTCTGCGCCGATGCTCCCTTTCACAATCGTTAATTTGGGAAAACGATGATGCTCCATGGCGATGACCTCTTCGGAAAGATCGGGGGAGGCCCACAGCCGGACTTCCGCTTCCGGGAAATGCTGTTCCAGCAGGGCCAGCACGCCCGGTGTGTGCGCAATGTCGCCGATGTTGACCACCTGCCACGAGGATCGCAGCAGGATGTGCGGTGCCCGTTTGGAATCGGCGGCGCCCAGGACGGAAACTGCCGCCAGGCTGGCAGAAGTGTTTTGGAGAAATTGTCTTCGGTTCAGGTTGTTCATATTGGGTTCAAGTTCTGTTATCCGGGTATGTTTTATTGCGGAGTTCCGATGCCAAATCGGGTCAGGGTCAGTCCCGCTGCCCCCAGTACGGCCAGAAGTCCTCCGAACAGGGCGCGCCGGCTGGGCCGTTCCCCTTCCATCCGCGCCGTCAACGGCAGGATGACAATCGGGGTGGTGGCGACAATACCCAAAAACAGGCAGGCCAGTGTCAGCCGCCAGAAATTCGCTTCCGTTCCGCCCATCAGGCGGGCGGAGCGTGTGGCGGCCACCACCGAGATCGAGAAACAGAGGGTAGCCAGAATCGCCCCAAACATGCTCGGGCACTTTCCGGTCTCGACTGGGGGTCTGTCAACGGTCAAAACCGGATTGGCCGGGCTTGGAGGAACGAAACAGAGGAACGAAACAGGATTGACCTATCGGAGGCGTGCGGGGATAAATGTCCAGCCATTATGCCCATAAGGATGATTGTATGAAGACGAAATGCCGCTGCTTGTTCAATGCGTTTCTGCTCCTTGCCGTCGTGAACGCGCCGGGAGCCACCTTGTTTGAATTCGGGTCCACCAATCGCACGACGGCGGCGCTGACGCTCGCTCCCAAAGGTTATGCCAGTTACCAACAGGACGGTTTTTTTGTCGTTGGTCATTCGGACCCACGCGCGGATTGGCCCTACGTGCATCCGGGTCCGCAGGATGGTTGGGCCGGCGGCGGCGAACACACGTTCCACATCGTGTTTGGAGTGCAGTCCACCACGGTCTCGGGTGCCTGCCGGCTGGTGTTGGACCTGCTCGATACCCATTACAAATCGCCCCCGCACCTGCGCATTGAAATCAACGGTCAGGCCTTTGACCGGGATTTGCCCGTCGGCGGGGATGGCGGCGCCATTTTTGGTCGGCTGGCAAATATCAAGCCGCAGCGAGTGGAAGTGGTCTTTCCAGCCAAGCTGCTTAAACTGGGAACCAATACCATCGCCATCGCCAATCGTCAGGGGAGTTGGATGCTCTATCAACGGGTGGCGTTGGAAACCCCGGTGGGTGTCACGCCCGCTGCGGTGCCGGAGGCCGGGGCCATGATCGCGGCCGCACGCCAGGCGGCGAGTGGAACGAAAGTGGACCAGATTGTCGTGGTGTTCAAAACCCATTTCGACATCGGCTATACCGATTTGGCGAGCAATATTGTCCAGAAATACCGGGGCCCCATGATTGATCAGGCTTTGGAAGTGGTGGCACAAAATCGTGACCTGCCGCCTGCGCAGCAGTTTGCCTGGACGATTCCCGGCTGGCCCATGCACAAGATCCTTGAGGATTGGCCCGAGCAGTCAACCGCCCGCAAAACCCAGGTGGAAGCGGCCCTGAAATCCGGACACTTTGTGGTCCACGCGCTCCCGTTCACCACGCATACCGAATCTCTGGAGCTTGAGGATTTGGTGCGCGGCCTGGCCTTCTCCACCCGCATCACCCGCGATTACGGACTGGACGCGCCGCGTGATGCGAAGATGACCGACGTGCCGGAGCACACGCGGGTGCTGGCCACCATCCTCAAGCAGGCCGGCGTGGAGTTCATGCACATTGGTTGTAACGGGCTCAGCACCCCGCTCGAGGTGCCGCCCCTCTACTGGTGGGAAGGGCCGGATGGCTCTCGTATCCTGACCATGTACTCGACCCAGTACGGCACGGGGTTGAACCCACCCAAGGATTGGCCGTATCGGACCTGGCTGGCGCTGATCCACACCGGGGACAACCACGGCCCGCCGCGCCCGGACGAGGTTAAAAAGGTGCTGGAGCGCGCCGCCAAAACGATGCCCGGCGTTAAGGTGAAGATTGGTCGGCTCTCGGATTTTGCCGATGCCATCCTGGCCGAGCAACCCAACCTACCCGTGGTGCGAGGCGATGCCACTGATACTTGGATTCACGGGCCAATGTCTGATCCCATCGGTATGAAACTGGCCCGAAACATCCGTCCATTGCTCGCCGCCACGGAATCGCTCAACACCCTGTTGCGCGGCTGGAACGTGGCGGTGCCGGACGCCGCCGCTCCCGTGGCCGCCGCGTATGAGCAGAGTCTGCTTTATGGGGAACATACTTGGGGCGGATCCATCGGTTGGGCGCGGAAGCAGCTTGGTTTTGGCGCTATCTTTGCGACCAACCGGGCCAGCGGCCTTTATGCGCGCAGCGAGGCTTCCTGGGCCGAGCATACCTCGTACATTGAGCGGGCCCGTGATTTGGTGCAGCCGGAACTTGAGCGCAATCTGCGGGCGCTGGCCGAGGCGGTTGCCATGAAAGGGCCGCGCGTCGTGGTTTTCAATCCCCTGCCATGGAAGCGTGATGGCGTGGTGATTTTGCCGGATGGACGCGATTTCCTCGCGCACGCCGTGCCTGCCTTGGGCTATCGCGCCTATGATCTGGCCAAACTGCCGCCCGTGTCACCAAACGCAAGAAAAACGGTCACGGTGGCCACACCCGGCAAGGCTATCCTCGAAAACGAGGTGTTTCAGGCAAAGCTCGATCTTACCCGCGGTGTCATCCAATCCTTGGTACACAAGCAAACCGGTCGGGAATTGGTGGACACTACCGCAGAAGTCGGGTTTGGTCAGTTTCTCTACGAGCGGTTTGACCAGGCGCAGGTATGGGCTTACTGCGAGGCCTATAATCGTGAAGGGCACAAACGCCACATTGATTTCGACAAGCCGGGTTTGCCCTCCACCAATGAATTCCAGTATCGCGCTGCCGCACCGAGAGATTTCCGTGTGCGATTCGAGAAAACACCGTCCAGCGTGAGTGCCATCATGGAGGCAGCCTCCGGCAATGGTGTGCCGTGCGGCGTAACCACACGAGTAGTGCTTTATCACGATCTCCCTTATGCCGATTTGGAAATGACGGTGCAAAACAAGCCGGAAGACCCTTGGCCTGAAGCGGGCTGGCTGTGTCTGCCGTTTGCGGTGGCGTCACCACAGTTCAAGCTGGGTCGGCCCGGGGGAATCACTGACCCAGCCCGGGACCTGATTCCGGGCGGCAACCAGGATATCTTTACCCTTAACACCGGTCTTACCATGATTGATCCACAAGGCCGAGGCGTGGGCCTTTGTCCCATGGACCATCCACTGGTTAGCTTGGAACGACCCGGATGCTGGAAATTCTCGCGTGACTTTATCCCCCGCAAACCGGTCGTTTACCTTAACCTGTTCAATAACCAGTGGAATACCAACTTCCGCCTGTGGAACGGCGGCACGTGGACTTCGCGGGTGCGCCTTTGGGCGGTGAAGAATGGTGGCGACCAAGCAGCCGCGCTCATCACGCCGTCGCTGGAAGCTCGGTATCCCCTCCAGGCCATGGTGACAGCAGAACCGGCGGGTGCTTTGCCGGTCGAACAGACGGGCGGGGAGGTTTCGCGCCCGGGTGTGTTGGTCACTGCCTTGGGGGCCAATCCGGATGGGTTGGGTACACGGCTACGTGTGTGGGAGTTGGCTGGCCAGGGCGGGCCGTTGCGTATCCAATTGCCGGCTAGCCTCGCCAAAGCTGGTGTGCAAGCATGCGATCTGCGCGGGCGCCCGATGAATCAGCCGGTGGAAACGAAGGCCGGTGTGCTGACGGTTCAGCTCCCGGCCTTTGCGCCCATGACATTCTTGTTCAAACCAGCAGCCCAATAAGGCCGGCACCTCAAGTGGTCTTGGTGTACGAGCGTTTGCCGGTGAGTTCGTTGATCTCAATCTGCCAGACCCGGGTCCGGGCAACGATGACGGGATCAAACGACCAGGTGCGGCCGGAGTATTGGCGCATGATCTCGTTGAGCGCGTAGTCTCTGGCGGCCACCTCCACCAACTCGCGGATGACGCCAAAACCGATGACGCTCTCGTACGCCATGCTCCATTTGCACGCCAAATCCGGATGCCGGCGCACCTCCACGTTGCACTCAAACTCGAAGCACACCTGCGGATTCGCTTGGAAAAATTCCAGCTTCGTCCCCTCGGTGGCCGTGTGAAGATAAATCGCCCGCCCATCATAACCGAAGGAAACCGGCACCAGGTAGGGCCAGTTGTCTTTGGCCAGCGCCAGGTGACATACTTGGCTGCTGCGAATGATCGCGTCCAGCGCGGCGCGGTCCGTAATGGCTTTGTCGTTTCGTCGCATGGTTTTCACTTCCGGTTACAGAGCATTTGCCGGATGATGCTAATACACTGAACCGATGGGGTCCAGTCTGCATTCGCCCAGGGCTGCATCAAGCGCGTTGGTGCGTTACGAATAGTACGAGGTGGGAGGGCCTGTGGTTCCGTACCCCCTCCTGTATCCTCTCCCTCGGGGCATGGGCGTCAACCTTATTGGTTGCGTAATTTGCGCGGGTTCTGCCAGTTCACCCGCGCCC
Coding sequences within it:
- a CDS encoding sulfatase-like hydrolase/transferase produces the protein MKYLSRGFLCLLCWAVCGFGSVQAMAAAKPNILVILADDLGRGDYSAFGTPDIRTPNIDRLCREGMTFRNFYANSCVCSPTRAALLTGCYPDRVGVPGVIREETPDNSWGYLTANAKLLPEMLHRAGYHSALVGKWHLGIGTPNTPTERGFDFFHGFLGDMMDDYWTHLRHGHNFMRLNQKVVEPTGHATDVFTGWACDYLTERAKKRAPFFLYLAYNAPHGPVQPPPDWLAKVQQREPNMNPKRQKLVALIEHLDSGIGKVLDTLDQLNLADNTLVIFTSDNGGVLAEGANNGPWRSEKCHMYEGGLRVPCAARWPGKIKASSTTDHLALTMDIFATSCDLAGAQAPAGIDGVSFLPTLLGQTQTVTNREFYFVRREGGVQYCGKTIEALIRNDWKLVLDSPFAPMELYNLKNDPYETTDLAAKEKAKLRDITAGLRLHVQQGGTVTWQAPAK
- a CDS encoding O-antigen ligase family protein; the encoded protein is MDRERLDLLLERIILGLVLSILVFSTLALGGVRGDHFSIVLWLTAVVVGFWVARLWIAPKITFLWPPACWAVLGFAIYAVLRYHYSDIEYVARQEVLQILVYTTVFFVIVNNLYRQENSKIVVMSMVGLAMLLSFYAMYQAFGHSNKVWAMDRPLSYANRGSGTFFCPNSLAGFLEMLLPVAVMSAFSRRSGHAARIILGYAAMVILAGIAVTYSRGGWVACAVALTLLLIFGTRNIRARLIILVILLGLTVGGYYSIKQAHRVVQRRVGEAMNMGHDRDLRYRIWPAAAELWLNQPWWGVGPAHFDHRFPPYRDPVNRMQARPVYVHNDFLNTLTDYGVVGFALMGAVWFLVFVGASQTWNRMSHATSDGAALRSSKSAFVAGAALGLIAILVHSLVDFNLHIPANALLAVTLMAFLTTYMRFATEQYWVPLATTGRAVATLVLIAAFFLLGVGGVRRFTEAYWLRQASRSTLAEEKLGFLQKAFLAEPQNFETAHEIGEVYRLISWDGNDDWAKYAEAALPWYRQSMILNPYFSHAPMRYGMCLDWLKRPAEALPWFQHALTLDPNSYFMVGSLGWHYMQTGQYAIAKRYFERSVNLNFENNAQGWTYLQWCEREVDAQRRGIK
- a CDS encoding UbiA family prenyltransferase; its protein translation is MPPEKFDVINYLRALLIVGRVSNLPTVWTNCLAGYVLGGGRDWNLLYTLGTAATCLYLGGMFLNDAMDADYDREFRRARPIPQGTITEWKVWCLGFMFLGGGVALVALLGGTAFQCGAGLVGCILFYNAFHKKLLLAPVIMAGCRFFLFLLAAAVGPEGIQGLTVWYAVVLAAYIVGASYLARKEAGGDILIWPCLLLLAPVVLAVIVNDSLFRQQGYVVAAVVALWVLCCLRQALGPGPRSVAGAVSGLLAGITLLDLAAVGPVHPELVLLFPLAFLVALLMQRFVPAT
- a CDS encoding SDR family NAD(P)-dependent oxidoreductase; translation: MTTRKKLVLITGVSRGLGRAMALEFARLGHTVIGCGRSLKDVQSLQRQLPAPHDFRVVDVANDSAVASWAKVYLASHGPPDLLLNNAAIINRNAPLWTISAREFDAVIAVNVLGVANVIRHFVPAMVARRQGVIVNFSSGWGRAVDAEVAPYCATKWAVEGLTQALALELPSGMAAIPLNPGIINTEMLQSCFGGSADGYPDAEAWARTAVPFLLALGSQHNGKPATAPSPH
- a CDS encoding polysaccharide pyruvyl transferase family protein; this encodes MNNLNRRQFLQNTSASLAAVSVLGAADSKRAPHILLRSSWQVVNIGDIAHTPGVLALLEQHFPEAEVRLWASPDLSEEVIAMEHHRFPKLTIVKGSIGADGKASNAELGETVAWCDFLLHGSGPSLVAAKDVAAFIKHTGKPFGVFGITHGSFLSGDDKALLTQAKFVYFRDAVSLEKAKTEGVKCPIMEFGPDGAFACDLRREEAALAFMKANSLEEKKFVCCIPRLRYTPYWKFTNRPYDEKRRQRNEAMKEHDHAPLREAIGTVVRETDYKVLLCPEDKSQMEVGKEMLLDKLPEEVRRRVVWREQFWLTDEALSTYVHSAGLFGLEMHSPIMCIGNGVPAIVCRFQEQTSKGFMWRDIGLNEWLFDFDQEDDLKKLAPAVLAMLKDREATAAKVEKARAFVRQRQLAMVQALKQSVHV
- a CDS encoding polysaccharide lyase family protein, with protein sequence MKTKCRCLFNAFLLLAVVNAPGATLFEFGSTNRTTAALTLAPKGYASYQQDGFFVVGHSDPRADWPYVHPGPQDGWAGGGEHTFHIVFGVQSTTVSGACRLVLDLLDTHYKSPPHLRIEINGQAFDRDLPVGGDGGAIFGRLANIKPQRVEVVFPAKLLKLGTNTIAIANRQGSWMLYQRVALETPVGVTPAAVPEAGAMIAAARQAASGTKVDQIVVVFKTHFDIGYTDLASNIVQKYRGPMIDQALEVVAQNRDLPPAQQFAWTIPGWPMHKILEDWPEQSTARKTQVEAALKSGHFVVHALPFTTHTESLELEDLVRGLAFSTRITRDYGLDAPRDAKMTDVPEHTRVLATILKQAGVEFMHIGCNGLSTPLEVPPLYWWEGPDGSRILTMYSTQYGTGLNPPKDWPYRTWLALIHTGDNHGPPRPDEVKKVLERAAKTMPGVKVKIGRLSDFADAILAEQPNLPVVRGDATDTWIHGPMSDPIGMKLARNIRPLLAATESLNTLLRGWNVAVPDAAAPVAAAYEQSLLYGEHTWGGSIGWARKQLGFGAIFATNRASGLYARSEASWAEHTSYIERARDLVQPELERNLRALAEAVAMKGPRVVVFNPLPWKRDGVVILPDGRDFLAHAVPALGYRAYDLAKLPPVSPNARKTVTVATPGKAILENEVFQAKLDLTRGVIQSLVHKQTGRELVDTTAEVGFGQFLYERFDQAQVWAYCEAYNREGHKRHIDFDKPGLPSTNEFQYRAAAPRDFRVRFEKTPSSVSAIMEAASGNGVPCGVTTRVVLYHDLPYADLEMTVQNKPEDPWPEAGWLCLPFAVASPQFKLGRPGGITDPARDLIPGGNQDIFTLNTGLTMIDPQGRGVGLCPMDHPLVSLERPGCWKFSRDFIPRKPVVYLNLFNNQWNTNFRLWNGGTWTSRVRLWAVKNGGDQAAALITPSLEARYPLQAMVTAEPAGALPVEQTGGEVSRPGVLVTALGANPDGLGTRLRVWELAGQGGPLRIQLPASLAKAGVQACDLRGRPMNQPVETKAGVLTVQLPAFAPMTFLFKPAAQ
- a CDS encoding pyridoxamine 5'-phosphate oxidase family protein — encoded protein: MRRNDKAITDRAALDAIIRSSQVCHLALAKDNWPYLVPVSFGYDGRAIYLHTATEGTKLEFFQANPQVCFEFECNVEVRRHPDLACKWSMAYESVIGFGVIRELVEVAARDYALNEIMRQYSGRTWSFDPVIVARTRVWQIEINELTGKRSYTKTT